From the genome of Streptomyces sp. NBC_01304:
GTCCATGCCGCCACCGACACGACTCACAGGCCGGGCCCCGCAGTCGGTGCGACCGCGCCACCAGACGACGCTGCCTGCACCCGCGCCTGCTCCGCCTGGGCCTGCTTGCGCCGGCTGTAGCGAATCGTCCAGAAGATCAGCGCACCGATAACGACGTACGGCCCGATGCTGCTCACGCTCACCATGGCCGACGTCGACAACACGAAGGTCAGCACGATACGGATGACAGCCTCGATCACGAACGCGGCACCCCACACGACGGTGATCGTCCGCTGCGTCCGCCGGAAGCCGTCGTACTGCCACAGCCCTTCCCACCAGGCCCGGCTCGCCGCACTGCCGTCCGTCGCGAACTTGCGACCCATGTAGTACGCGAACGGGCGGGCCATCAGCAGGGTCGACAGGATCGCCAGACCGACCGTGCCCATCACCACCGATTCTTTGATCAGGATCGCTCGGGCACTGTTGAAGGCCAGCATGCTGAGCAGCGTCAGGCCCATCGTGAACAGCGTGAACACCCCGAAGTCGTCGATCCGTCGGCGCAGCGCGTACAGGACGCAGATCTCCGCCACCGGCAGCAAGGAGGCGACCATCAGGGCGTGTGCCTTGCTCCAGCCGTGATCGGTCAGGTAGCCGTAGAGCAGGATCGGCCCGGCGATGTTGAAGACGATCGTGGGACCCCAGTGCGCCAGCAGACTGCGCGCCGAAGGAGCAGACCTCTCCGGCTTGCCGACGCCCCCTGGCGAAGTGATGGCAGCATTCATCTCGGCATGTCCCCCGTAGTCACCTTGATCATGAATAGTGGGCCGAGGCTAGAAGGCGATCACCCATCGCACAAGGTCATACGCGGAACCCGTCGGACCCACCCTTGCGGCCGGCCGGCCACCAGCGTTGGCACTCCGCCTCCGGGGCCCTGCCCGTGACCGCCTGACAGTGTCACTGATTGCTGGGTTCCCAGACGGAACAGTCGTGCGCGAAGAGCACTCTGCGTGGGTCGAATGCGAGGAGCCGCTCCAGCCAGGGCTGGTAGGTGGGACGGGGCGGTTCGAGGCCGTCCAGGGCGGCACGCCGGGCCAGGTCTTCCGAGGCGAAGTGCGTGGCGAAGTCGTGTGCCTGGCCTGCCAGGACGACGGTGCCGTCATTCTGCTGGATCACCAGTGATTGATGTCCCTCGGTGTGGCCGGGAGTAGGGATGATCCAGACCCCGGGCCAGAGCTCCGTTTCACCGGTGACTTCCTCGTAGTTGGCGCCGGGGAAGTCGACGAGTTCCTCGATGGTGTAGCCGCCTCGGCGAGCGGCGGCAAGCTCCGCGGCCTGCACCACGATGGGCTTGTCCCTGAACAAGGGGTTGCCGCCGCAGTGGTCGAAGTGCAGGTGGCAGTTCACCACCAGGGAGATGTCAGCCCGGGTGACTCCCGCGGCCGCGAGGGCGGCCTCAAGGCGCCGGCGCCGGGGACGGTAATGGGCCTCGGTTTCGGGGTCGGCAGCCCCGATACCGGTATCGAAGAGGACCAGTCCTTCCTCGCGCCGAACCAGGTAGGCGAGCACGGGTTCCACGCGTGGTTGTGGGGTCCCGGCTTCTGATGCCGGTCGGACGAAGTAGCCGAGATCGAGCCGACGCACTGCCGTCTTCTTCTCCATCGGGACATGCTGGCAGGCCCCTGTGCCATCCCCAGAAGAGTTCCGCCCACAGCAGACCGCGTCGAGCTCACGTGATGGTCATGCTGCCCCGCAGCCGTCGTGCCCATGGACGCTTCGAGACGGCGTCCCCCTGGTCGGCCGTACGAGAATGAGTGCCTGGCTTCCCTGGCAACCGGCAGGGCCATTCGGGGCCGTCGGCCGACGGCCGACGGCATGACAACGCGGCCTCACCACAGCGCGCCGCCGACGTGCCCCGTACGGGCAGGTCTCAGGATGCCTCCATGATCGCTAATCGCATGAAGACCGGTCGCCTGGGGGCCGTTTCCCTCGTGGTGGCCACCGCGCTGGCGGCCCCGGTGGCGACTGCGCAGGCGGCGGATCCGCCGCCCCAGCCCACCGCGCCGATGGCTGCGCTGCCCGAGGAGTGTGAGCCCGGCGCCGGCAAGGTACCGCCGTGGCTGCGGAAGCTCCCCGTCGCCAAGCAGAAGGAGTTCACCAGCAAGCAGTGGTACCAGGACTGGCTGAAGACGACGCTGTCCCTGTGTACCGACCTGACACACCTGGCCGCCGACAACCCCGGCAGAACCCTCAAGTGGCGCACCGACAAGGCGTTGCTGTTTCGCGGCGCGGGTCTGGGCTCGCACAGCGTCCCCGAGCACGTGTTCACGGCGGGCGCCGATCCCTGGGACCTGACGGCCGGCGGCAACCTGACGATCCGCCCCGGCGAGAAGATCAAGAACAGCGCACTGTCCAGCACCACCTACCGCAGTCGCCATTCCCGGCACTTCGGCCTGTGGAACTACGTCATCGACGCACCTGGCGGCATCCAGGTCGACGGGATGCTGTACGGCGATCCGATGGACAACGAGTCGGAGATCGCCTTCCCCGGCGGCATCAGGCCCGAGTACGTCATGGCGGCCTACCGGCTCGCGGACAAGGGGGTATGGCAGAAGGCCGTCGAGTACCGGTGGAACCCCAACTACAAGGGCAGTGTGCCCAAGCCGAACGCCGACGAGATCAACGTCGTCCTGGGCACCGGCCCCCGGCTCCCGGGCGCCGCGATGACGGCGAAGGGCGGCCGCTCCGTCGACCCCCTGGGGCGGGTGCTCCGGTTGCCCAAGTCCGCCACCGGCACCACCCTTGCCACCGACACCAAGACGAACGACCCGCTGTACGTACCGTGGGGCTCGGTGCCCGGCTATTGGGCCACCAAGCAGCAGGACCCGTCCATCGACAGCCGGGCCATGCCGTACGCGACCTGCCACACCCTCGACCAGTACGAGTTCGCCCCGGGCATCGGCGGCATGGTCGACGCGCTGTGGATCAGCGAGGGCAG
Proteins encoded in this window:
- a CDS encoding scabin-related ADP-ribosyltransferase, which codes for MIANRMKTGRLGAVSLVVATALAAPVATAQAADPPPQPTAPMAALPEECEPGAGKVPPWLRKLPVAKQKEFTSKQWYQDWLKTTLSLCTDLTHLAADNPGRTLKWRTDKALLFRGAGLGSHSVPEHVFTAGADPWDLTAGGNLTIRPGEKIKNSALSSTTYRSRHSRHFGLWNYVIDAPGGIQVDGMLYGDPMDNESEIAFPGGIRPEYVMAAYRLADKGVWQKAVEYRWNPNYKGSVPKPNADEINVVLGTGPRLPGAAMTAKGGRSVDPLGRVLRLPKSATGTTLATDTKTNDPLYVPWGSVPGYWATKQQDPSIDSRAMPYATCHTLDQYEFAPGIGGMVDALWISEGSKVAPLKNKFLMEPATCYNSGKPPQLVQGIANGNKTALTVSWTAPGEDGIKAYAIYGRASDTSAWKRLATVGSPQQTQRVLKAAELKPFTLADVDPAQHRRRLAVTAVAADGGHTTMMAACGFPVVEPYATKWQAAGGEAGPFGCPTTPVRPKANDGAYQGFETAMIYATKAGGAHAVTQPFLHAYSRVKYQSGVLGYPVSDLVNTPNGRRQDFQGGGLVYDKKTKKVTVERKCHVTPYGSFAVKWQQFGGMAGKLGCATASQGRAPAGGQVQYFQGGVMFWSKVTGAHVVSGPFQGAYAKLHYDQGRLGYPSSDERSDSRSSWQHFQHGALIRDKKTGKITTKWT
- a CDS encoding N-acyl homoserine lactonase family protein, yielding MEKKTAVRRLDLGYFVRPASEAGTPQPRVEPVLAYLVRREEGLVLFDTGIGAADPETEAHYRPRRRRLEAALAAAGVTRADISLVVNCHLHFDHCGGNPLFRDKPIVVQAAELAAARRGGYTIEELVDFPGANYEEVTGETELWPGVWIIPTPGHTEGHQSLVIQQNDGTVVLAGQAHDFATHFASEDLARRAALDGLEPPRPTYQPWLERLLAFDPRRVLFAHDCSVWEPSNQ
- a CDS encoding VC0807 family protein — protein: MNAAITSPGGVGKPERSAPSARSLLAHWGPTIVFNIAGPILLYGYLTDHGWSKAHALMVASLLPVAEICVLYALRRRIDDFGVFTLFTMGLTLLSMLAFNSARAILIKESVVMGTVGLAILSTLLMARPFAYYMGRKFATDGSAASRAWWEGLWQYDGFRRTQRTITVVWGAAFVIEAVIRIVLTFVLSTSAMVSVSSIGPYVVIGALIFWTIRYSRRKQAQAEQARVQAASSGGAVAPTAGPGL